In Bacillus sp. SB49, a single window of DNA contains:
- the frr gene encoding ribosome recycling factor, with amino-acid sequence MSEAVINETKQQMEQAVQAFSRQLATVRAGRANPSILDNVYVDYYGAATPLNQLAQVSAPEPRLLVITPYDKTAIAEIEKAIQKADLGLSPSSDGNVVRINIPALTEERRKDLAKVVGKYSEESKVQIRNIRRDSNDKLKKLEKDGELTEDDLRSYQEDVQKVTDQHIVKIDELAKTKEEEIMEV; translated from the coding sequence ATGTCTGAAGCCGTGATTAATGAGACAAAACAACAAATGGAGCAGGCGGTACAAGCTTTTTCTCGCCAGTTGGCGACAGTTCGTGCCGGACGCGCCAATCCATCTATCCTTGACAATGTGTATGTGGACTACTACGGAGCTGCGACGCCGTTGAACCAGCTTGCACAAGTATCCGCACCAGAGCCTCGTCTACTTGTCATTACACCATATGATAAGACTGCGATTGCTGAAATTGAGAAAGCAATCCAGAAAGCGGACCTTGGGTTGTCTCCATCCAGTGACGGAAATGTTGTCAGAATTAACATTCCTGCACTGACAGAAGAGCGTCGTAAGGACCTTGCCAAAGTAGTAGGCAAGTACTCGGAAGAATCGAAAGTACAAATTCGTAATATCCGCCGTGATTCCAACGACAAACTGAAGAAACTTGAAAAAGACGGCGAACTCACAGAAGATGATCTTCGATCTTATCAGGAAGATGTCCAAAAGGTAACGGATCAGCACATCGTCAAAATCGATGAGTTGGCCAAAACGAAAGAAGAAGAGATCATGGAAGTTTGA
- a CDS encoding phosphatidate cytidylyltransferase, protein MKQRTITAVVAALIFIPIIMLGGWPFQAFVYIIASIALLELIRMKKIARYSVAAGLGLLLMWALMFPYEVFDGIVADEDLITKSEITLLAVLVLLSYTVLVKNRFTFDDAGFLLLSAIYIGMGFNYLIETQQAGLEYVFFSLFVVWATDTGAYLFGRSFGKHKLWPQISPKKTIEGSIGGIVLACIVAVLFQWVYPLDHSLIVILLVTILVSIAGQIGDLVESAFKRHYAVKDSGKILPGHGGVLDRFDSLIFILPILHLINFITV, encoded by the coding sequence ATGAAGCAAAGAACCATTACAGCAGTAGTTGCCGCATTGATCTTTATTCCGATCATCATGCTCGGAGGATGGCCGTTCCAGGCGTTCGTGTACATCATTGCGAGTATCGCTTTGCTGGAACTCATACGTATGAAAAAAATCGCTAGATATTCAGTCGCTGCAGGACTTGGTCTCCTGCTTATGTGGGCGCTTATGTTTCCTTATGAAGTGTTTGACGGTATTGTGGCGGATGAGGATTTAATTACGAAGTCCGAAATAACTCTTCTGGCCGTTTTAGTGTTGTTGAGCTACACGGTACTCGTCAAGAACCGCTTCACTTTCGATGATGCCGGATTTCTCCTGCTGTCCGCCATTTACATCGGAATGGGATTTAATTATTTGATCGAAACACAACAGGCGGGGCTTGAATATGTGTTTTTCTCCTTGTTTGTTGTTTGGGCGACGGATACAGGTGCTTATCTGTTCGGCCGTTCATTTGGAAAGCACAAGCTCTGGCCGCAGATCAGTCCGAAGAAGACCATTGAAGGATCGATCGGGGGAATCGTACTTGCCTGCATTGTGGCCGTCCTGTTTCAGTGGGTCTATCCACTTGATCATTCTTTGATCGTCATCCTGCTTGTCACGATATTGGTTTCTATTGCAGGACAGATCGGTGATCTGGTCGAATCTGCATTTAAAAGACATTATGCCGTTAAAGATTCCGGGAAAATCCTCCCTGGACATGGAGGCGTGCTTGATCGATTCGACAGTTTAATCTTTATTCTGCCGATCCTCCATTTAATTAATTTCATTACGGTCTAA
- the rseP gene encoding RIP metalloprotease RseP encodes MTTVIAFILMFGLLVFVHEWGHLIFAKRAGMLAREFAIGFGPKIFAFTRNETLYTIRLLPVGGYVRVAGEDPEIVELKAGHHIGLEFNQEGKVNRIIVNNKSKHPHARVIEVEKADLDHNLLIEGYEIDEDEKLFFEVDPKAMFVMDEKETQIAPYDRQFASKTVPQRAMQLFAGPLMNFVLAIILFLILGFAQGVPSDEAKLGTIQDNSPADQAGLMAGDRVTAVDGQSVDTWEEFTTIIREHPDEEVALTLQRNDQTQEVNVTPAAVEAQDITIGQVGVSRAFEDSFAKKLTFGFTQTYEWSTLILTNLGKLVTGQFSLDMLSGPVGIYDATDQVVQTGFTNFVMWTAILSINLGIVNLLPLPALDGGRLLFVGLEGIRGKPIDPQKEGMVHFIGFALLFLLMLVVTWNDIQRLFL; translated from the coding sequence TTGACTACCGTGATTGCATTTATACTCATGTTCGGGCTTTTGGTTTTCGTTCATGAGTGGGGGCATCTTATTTTCGCTAAGCGTGCAGGGATGCTCGCCCGTGAATTTGCGATCGGTTTCGGACCCAAGATCTTCGCCTTCACTCGAAACGAAACACTATACACCATTCGGCTGCTGCCGGTCGGTGGGTACGTTCGGGTAGCAGGGGAGGATCCCGAAATTGTTGAATTGAAAGCCGGTCACCATATCGGTCTTGAATTCAACCAGGAAGGAAAAGTGAATCGGATCATCGTTAACAACAAGTCGAAGCATCCACACGCGAGAGTCATCGAAGTGGAAAAAGCAGATCTCGATCATAACCTTCTGATTGAAGGGTATGAAATCGATGAGGACGAGAAACTTTTCTTTGAAGTCGATCCGAAGGCGATGTTCGTCATGGATGAGAAGGAAACGCAGATTGCTCCATACGATCGTCAATTCGCATCCAAAACAGTGCCACAGAGAGCGATGCAGCTATTCGCCGGTCCTTTAATGAACTTTGTACTAGCCATTATTCTGTTCCTGATCCTTGGATTTGCTCAGGGTGTGCCGTCTGATGAAGCGAAGCTTGGTACCATACAGGACAATTCGCCTGCAGACCAGGCGGGGTTAATGGCTGGTGATCGAGTGACTGCTGTCGACGGACAGTCTGTCGACACGTGGGAAGAATTCACGACGATCATTCGCGAACATCCGGATGAAGAAGTTGCACTTACGCTTCAGAGAAATGACCAAACGCAGGAAGTGAATGTTACTCCTGCTGCGGTAGAGGCGCAGGATATTACCATCGGTCAAGTCGGCGTTTCAAGGGCATTTGAGGATTCTTTCGCTAAGAAGCTGACGTTCGGATTCACGCAGACCTACGAGTGGTCCACGCTTATCCTTACGAATCTCGGAAAGCTTGTAACAGGCCAGTTCTCGCTTGATATGCTCTCCGGACCTGTCGGCATTTATGATGCCACCGACCAGGTCGTCCAGACAGGTTTCACGAATTTCGTCATGTGGACGGCGATCCTTAGTATCAATCTGGGGATTGTCAATCTGCTGCCGCTTCCGGCACTGGATGGCGGACGTCTGTTGTTCGTTGGATTAGAAGGAATCCGAGGAAAGCCGATCGATCCTCAAAAAGAGGGTATGGTCCATTTCATCGGTTTCGCACTATTGTTCCTGCTGATGCTTGTCGTCACCTGGAACGACATTCAACGGTTATTTTTATAG
- the dxr gene encoding 1-deoxy-D-xylulose-5-phosphate reductoisomerase, whose translation MKQIALLGATGSIGIQTLDVIRLHPDEFRLYAMAFGRNIEKALPLIKEFQPEMIVVQDEETKDKLEKEIEGISVLSGSKGLIEAGVADAVDVVVNAVMGSVGLPATLKAIQAQKVIAIANKETLVTAGHLVMAEAEKYGVELLPVDSEHSAIYQSLNGENPKDINKLIITASGGSFRDRTREELKGVTVEDALKHPNWSMGAKITIDSASMMNKGLEVIEAHWLFGVPYEQIHVILHRESVIHSMVEYSDRSVIAQLGTPDMKVPIQYALTYPERKELPITKPLNLEEIAALHFEKMDFERFPCLKMAYEAGASGGSMPTVLNAANEEAVQLFLEGKISFLDIEKYIAQALENHTRIHNPDLSTIISIDEETRKSVRSFLV comes from the coding sequence ATGAAACAAATAGCACTGCTCGGGGCGACAGGGTCCATTGGTATTCAAACCCTCGATGTCATCCGACTGCATCCCGACGAGTTCCGTCTGTACGCAATGGCGTTCGGAAGGAATATTGAAAAAGCTTTGCCGCTCATCAAGGAATTCCAGCCTGAAATGATAGTCGTTCAGGATGAAGAGACCAAAGACAAGCTGGAGAAAGAAATAGAAGGTATTTCTGTCCTTTCTGGATCCAAGGGTTTAATTGAAGCCGGTGTAGCCGATGCTGTGGATGTAGTAGTCAATGCCGTCATGGGAAGTGTTGGACTTCCGGCGACGTTGAAAGCCATTCAGGCTCAGAAAGTAATTGCGATTGCCAACAAAGAGACTTTGGTAACAGCCGGTCATTTAGTAATGGCAGAAGCAGAGAAGTACGGCGTTGAACTTCTCCCGGTAGACAGTGAGCATTCTGCCATATACCAGTCCCTGAACGGGGAGAATCCAAAAGATATAAATAAACTGATCATCACCGCTTCCGGTGGGAGCTTCCGGGACCGGACACGTGAAGAATTAAAAGGGGTAACAGTGGAAGACGCCCTCAAGCATCCGAATTGGAGTATGGGAGCTAAAATCACCATTGATTCTGCATCCATGATGAATAAGGGGCTTGAAGTGATCGAAGCACACTGGCTTTTCGGTGTACCTTATGAACAGATTCATGTTATTCTTCATAGAGAAAGCGTCATCCATTCCATGGTGGAATACTCCGATCGAAGCGTGATTGCCCAGCTCGGAACACCGGATATGAAAGTGCCGATCCAGTATGCATTGACATATCCGGAACGGAAAGAGCTTCCGATTACGAAGCCGTTAAACCTTGAAGAGATAGCTGCGCTTCATTTTGAAAAAATGGACTTTGAACGTTTTCCTTGTTTGAAAATGGCGTATGAAGCAGGAGCTTCGGGTGGTTCGATGCCGACGGTGCTTAACGCAGCAAATGAAGAAGCGGTGCAGCTTTTCCTGGAAGGCAAAATATCCTTCCTCGATATTGAGAAATACATTGCACAAGCATTGGAAAACCACACAAGGATTCATAACCCGGACTTGTCTACCATAATTTCTATAGATGAGGAAACGAGAAAGAGCGTCCGTTCTTTTCTTGTATAA
- a CDS encoding proline--tRNA ligase, producing the protein MRQSQMLIPTLKENPADADIKSHQLLVRAGYIRQIASGIYSFLPIGKRVLNKVEAIVREEMEKIGAHEMAMPALEPSELWKESGRWTTFGSELMRMHDRNGREFALGATHEEVITSLVRDEVKSYKQLPLTVFQIQNKFRDEARPRFGLLRGREFLMKDAYSFNESYESLDETYDKMFQAYSNIFSRLGLNFRAVIADSGAMGGKDTHEFMVLSEVGEDVIAYSDTSRYAANIEMAPVVTKYEKSKEASKEMEKVETPGKKTMKEVADFLGHDLDKGMKAILFQVDEAFVMVITRGDHEVNDVKLKNLYDAGVVELASEEDTKRLLGTGFGSLGPVNVPEDVDVVADFAVEALVNASCGANEEGYHYTNATPGVDFQVKQYADLRFIQEGDPSPDGEGSIKFARGIEVGHVFKLGEFYSERMNATFLNDQGKAKTMIMGSYGIGVSRTVAAIVEQYHDERGITWPANIAPYKVHLLSMNPKKQEQKDLAEEIYGMLLEAGIEVLYDDRKERAGVKFADSDLFGVPLRITVGKRAPEAVVELKERATGEQKDLETNEIIDYVKNWYQA; encoded by the coding sequence ATGAGACAAAGTCAAATGTTAATTCCAACGTTGAAAGAAAACCCGGCTGATGCGGATATTAAGAGCCACCAGCTGCTCGTCCGGGCAGGTTACATACGCCAGATTGCATCTGGAATTTACAGTTTCCTACCAATCGGCAAACGTGTATTGAATAAAGTAGAAGCTATCGTACGTGAAGAAATGGAGAAAATCGGTGCTCACGAAATGGCGATGCCCGCTCTTGAGCCGTCTGAATTGTGGAAAGAAAGTGGTCGTTGGACAACCTTCGGGTCTGAGCTGATGCGAATGCATGACCGAAACGGCCGTGAATTCGCGCTGGGTGCCACACACGAGGAAGTAATCACAAGCCTTGTCCGTGATGAGGTGAAAAGTTACAAGCAGCTGCCGCTGACCGTCTTCCAAATTCAAAACAAATTCCGTGATGAAGCACGTCCTCGATTCGGACTGCTTCGCGGCCGTGAATTCTTGATGAAGGATGCTTACTCGTTTAATGAATCGTACGAAAGCCTTGATGAAACGTATGACAAAATGTTTCAGGCTTACTCTAATATTTTCAGCCGTTTAGGCTTGAACTTCCGAGCGGTCATTGCTGACTCTGGAGCAATGGGAGGGAAGGACACCCATGAATTCATGGTGCTGTCAGAAGTAGGGGAAGACGTGATCGCTTATTCCGATACGTCCCGTTATGCAGCGAACATCGAAATGGCACCGGTCGTGACTAAATACGAGAAGTCCAAGGAAGCCTCCAAAGAAATGGAGAAAGTCGAAACACCAGGTAAGAAAACGATGAAGGAAGTCGCGGACTTCCTTGGTCATGATCTCGATAAGGGTATGAAAGCGATCCTTTTCCAAGTGGACGAAGCGTTTGTGATGGTTATTACACGCGGCGATCACGAAGTCAACGATGTAAAGTTGAAAAATCTGTATGACGCCGGTGTCGTAGAACTAGCATCGGAAGAAGATACAAAGCGGCTCCTTGGAACGGGTTTCGGTTCTCTTGGACCGGTTAATGTGCCGGAAGACGTGGATGTTGTAGCAGACTTTGCCGTGGAAGCACTTGTTAATGCTTCTTGTGGGGCAAATGAGGAAGGGTATCATTACACAAACGCAACGCCCGGTGTAGATTTCCAAGTGAAGCAGTATGCAGATCTTCGCTTCATTCAGGAAGGGGATCCTTCCCCGGACGGTGAGGGTTCCATTAAGTTCGCGCGGGGAATCGAGGTTGGTCACGTGTTCAAGCTGGGCGAATTCTACTCGGAACGCATGAACGCGACATTCTTAAATGATCAGGGGAAAGCGAAAACAATGATCATGGGATCATACGGAATCGGTGTCTCCCGGACAGTAGCTGCCATTGTGGAACAATATCATGATGAGCGCGGCATCACTTGGCCGGCCAATATCGCTCCTTACAAAGTTCATCTTTTATCCATGAATCCGAAGAAGCAGGAGCAGAAGGATTTGGCAGAAGAAATTTACGGGATGCTGCTTGAAGCGGGCATCGAGGTCCTATATGATGATCGTAAAGAACGTGCCGGAGTCAAGTTCGCAGACAGTGACCTGTTCGGTGTCCCGCTCAGGATAACGGTAGGAAAGCGTGCTCCTGAAGCAGTGGTTGAACTGAAAGAGCGTGCAACCGGAGAACAGAAGGACTTGGAAACAAATGAAATCATCGACTATGTGAAAAACTGGTATCAGGCATAA
- the pyrH gene encoding UMP kinase: MTTARYRRIVLKLSGEALSGKAGFGLEPSIIKSVSRQVKEVAELGVEVAVVVGGGNIWRGKVGAEMGMDRANADYMGMLATVMNSLALQDSLENLGIPTRVQTSIEMRQVAEPYIRRKAIRHLEKKRVVIFAAGTGNPYFSTDTTAALRAAEIEADVILMAKNNVDGVYTDDPKLNEDAVKYDQLSYMDVLNEGLGVMDSTASSLCMDNDIDLLVFSITEDGNIKKAVMGENIGTIVRGK; the protein is encoded by the coding sequence GTAAGGCAGGATTCGGATTGGAGCCGAGCATCATCAAGTCTGTCTCTAGACAAGTGAAAGAAGTAGCGGAACTGGGAGTAGAAGTTGCTGTCGTCGTCGGAGGCGGAAACATCTGGCGCGGAAAAGTCGGTGCAGAAATGGGCATGGATCGTGCGAATGCCGACTATATGGGAATGCTCGCAACGGTTATGAACTCTCTTGCACTGCAGGACAGCCTGGAAAACCTCGGTATTCCGACCCGTGTTCAGACATCTATTGAAATGAGACAGGTAGCCGAGCCATATATTCGCAGAAAAGCGATCCGCCACCTGGAGAAAAAGCGTGTCGTCATTTTCGCTGCGGGTACAGGTAATCCGTATTTCTCTACGGATACGACAGCGGCCTTGAGAGCTGCTGAGATTGAAGCCGACGTCATTCTTATGGCGAAGAATAATGTTGACGGTGTTTACACAGATGATCCAAAACTGAATGAAGATGCTGTCAAGTACGACCAGCTCTCTTACATGGACGTCCTTAACGAAGGGCTAGGAGTCATGGATTCCACTGCATCTTCCCTATGTATGGACAACGATATCGATTTATTGGTATTCTCTATTACAGAAGACGGTAATATCAAAAAGGCCGTAATGGGCGAAAATATTGGAACGATCGTGAGGGGGAAATAA
- a CDS encoding isoprenyl transferase: protein MPIKFPFAKRKKQPKSQPLGLDYDHIPEHVAIIMDGNGRWAKNRGMPRIAGHKEGMGVVKRIVRYASDIGVKVLTLYAFSTENWKRPKKEVDFLMKLPVDFLNTYLPELIERNVRVQTIGDFDVLPPHTRKAVKEAMEKTKNNDGLILNFALNYGSRFEMVQAVRQISSKVQSGELVPEDINEEVFSKELYTSDLIEPDLLIRTSGEQRLSNFLLWQLAYAEFWFTEVYWPDFNESHFEKALYDFQNRKRRYGGV from the coding sequence ATGCCAATCAAGTTTCCATTTGCCAAAAGAAAAAAACAACCGAAATCCCAGCCGCTCGGGCTCGATTACGATCATATTCCGGAGCACGTGGCAATCATCATGGATGGAAACGGCCGTTGGGCGAAGAACCGTGGAATGCCGCGAATTGCCGGGCATAAGGAAGGTATGGGAGTAGTGAAACGGATCGTGCGTTATGCGTCCGATATCGGCGTGAAGGTTCTCACTCTGTATGCATTTTCAACTGAAAATTGGAAACGCCCGAAAAAAGAGGTCGATTTCCTGATGAAGCTTCCTGTTGATTTCTTAAATACATATTTGCCTGAACTGATCGAGAGAAATGTCCGGGTCCAGACCATCGGAGATTTTGATGTCCTGCCACCTCATACGAGAAAGGCAGTCAAAGAAGCGATGGAAAAAACAAAGAACAACGACGGACTTATTCTTAACTTTGCACTCAACTACGGCAGCCGCTTTGAAATGGTGCAGGCAGTCAGGCAGATTTCTTCCAAAGTCCAGTCAGGTGAACTGGTCCCGGAAGATATTAATGAAGAGGTTTTCAGTAAGGAGCTTTATACTTCCGACTTGATTGAACCGGACCTCCTGATCCGTACAAGCGGGGAACAGAGGCTTAGTAATTTTCTGCTTTGGCAGCTCGCCTATGCAGAATTTTGGTTTACTGAAGTATATTGGCCTGATTTCAATGAGAGCCATTTTGAGAAAGCTCTCTATGATTTTCAAAATCGTAAACGTCGTTACGGCGGAGTATAA